In Marinitoga litoralis, the genomic stretch GGAGGATGGGATCATGACATTTTTAAGAGTATATTTAGGAGAAAGCGATCATTGCTCTCATGAACCAGCATATAAGAAAATAGTAAAATTATGTTATGATAAAGGAATAAAAGGAGTTACTGTTTTAAAAGGAATAATGGGATTTGGAGAAAAACATCATGTTCATAGAGTTGATTTTTTTACATTAAGCGAGGATTTGCCTATAATTATTGAAGTTATTGATGAAAAAGAGAAAATTTTAGATTTGATAGAAGATATAAAAAAATGTGATTTTGATGGGTTAGTAGTATATTGGGATGTAAATACAATAAGAATAAATAAAGAAGCCCATTAAGGGCTCCTTTTTATATATTTATATTATTATTCATATATATTTCTAATGCTTCTTCTTTAAAGTTTTCAACTAATTTGTCTATTTCGTTTTCTGAAGGTTTATTTTCCATGTATCCTAATTTTTTATTTAAAAATCTGGAAATGATTTTCATTTATCTCCCTCCCCTTGTAATGATTTCATATTTATTATATATTTTAAAAAATACAATTCGGTTTCCGAACTATTATGTTATGTATTTAAATTCTTTTCATTTATATTAATCAATAAAATTTTAAAGGAGGAAGAAATATTAATTTAATATTATTGAAATGTAGTATCTTTAAATATAAATTTTTTCAAAGTAATTTATACTTTTACTAATAATACTCTTTATTTCATCCATAGTATAGGTATAATTCTTTTCTCCATATTCTTTAATGACGAATAAATTAGTTAAAAGTTCAAATTCCTTTGGATAATTTATATTTTTTAATAATTCATAAGGGGTTAAATGAGAATAAGATTTAAAATATTTATTTCTTATATATTTATAACCTTCATCTATTAAAAAAGGTATATCTTCATCATTAAACTCTTCTACAGAGAAATTCTCTATCTTTTTTTCTTCTAATTTTTGTTTATTAAATAATTTTTTTAAGAATATAATAATTGTAATTCCTAAAAGAATTGATATTATTAAAAAAATCCATTTAATTTCACTATATATTTTAGTATATGCGCTTCTCGGTGAATTAGCAATCTCTCTAAAAACATCAACAATTTTACTAGAAGAGGCAGCGTTTATATTATTGCTTTTTGTATTTAAAGAGCTTATTTCATTTTCCGCCATAGAAACACGGTCTCTGTTCATATATGCAATGCTTGTACCCATTATAGCCCAAGCAGAAAAGAAAATTATTATATAAATGATAATTTTTCTTTTTTCTTTTTTTGTAAATAATCTCCAAGTATAAAATGCTGAAATAATAGCAATTAAACCGCCTATAAAAATATTTATAAAAATTATAGTATCAATAACATTATTATTTTTTTTAATTTGTTCTTTTTCTTCAACAGTAATATTATTGATATATTTCTTTTTTACTATTTCCAATCGTTCATTTGTTTTAGGCGTTTGAGAGTTAGATAAAGTGTCATTATTATCATTTAATTGAACATCAGAAGAAAAATTTATATTTTTTATAGGATTATAATAACTACCAAAATTCCATATAGTAAAAATAATAAATATAGAAAAAATGAAAACAATTAATTTCTTATTTTTTTGATCTTTTAATATTTCAATTAAAGAAACAATAAAAGTTAAAAGAGGGAAAAATGGATTAATTAAATTTCTTAATAAAATAACTGAAACTAAAAATAAGAATGTATATTTTATAACATCCTTTGATTCAAAAGGTAAAAAATATGAAAGAACAACAATAGCAATTAAATTGAAACTATATAACAAATTTTTTGAATCTACAGCATTTAAAAGAAAAAAAATCCAAGCAAATACTCCAATTAAAGATAAAAAAGCAATATAGTAAGGCATTCCAAATTTTCGTATTCTAATAAATAAAAATGAAAATAAAAATCCCATTAATAATATAACGATTCCGCTATGCAAATTAAAAGGTACAAAGGTTAAAAAAAGAGATATTAAATAAATTAATCTTTGTCTTTTCATGCTATCACCTATATTGTTTCAAAAATTTCAGTTAAAGAGTTATTAGGAGAAATCAATCTAACTATAATATGATTTTCTTCTAATAAAACAGCTTTTTTCTCAAGATCAATAGCTTCTATCCTAAACATCTCATGTTCTTTTATATCTAATTTTCCTTCACTTTCAATCCTAAAACCATACGGCATTAATAAAACAATTACCTTT encodes the following:
- a CDS encoding DUF190 domain-containing protein, encoding MTFLRVYLGESDHCSHEPAYKKIVKLCYDKGIKGVTVLKGIMGFGEKHHVHRVDFFTLSEDLPIIIEVIDEKEKILDLIEDIKKCDFDGLVVYWDVNTIRINKEAH